Proteins found in one Thalassomonas actiniarum genomic segment:
- a CDS encoding Nif3-like dinuclear metal center hexameric protein: MLRNELEQQLNQLLKPEQIKDFCPNGLQIQGSNDIHKVITGVTASKALIDQAIAHNADALVVHHGFFWKNESYVIRGMKHDRIKALLENNINLFAYHLPLDIHPELGNNAQLAKLLGIETTGPLELGNPLSVAVQGQFAGEVSGEVLSARISETLNRQCLHIPPPSNKTIRTVAWCTGGGQGYIELAAEQGIDAFITGEASEQTTHVAHEMDIHFFAAGHHATERYGAKALAAHLAEHTDLSVEFIDINNPV; the protein is encoded by the coding sequence ATGCTACGCAATGAACTTGAGCAACAATTAAACCAGCTGTTAAAACCGGAACAAATTAAAGACTTTTGTCCCAACGGTTTACAGATACAGGGAAGCAATGACATTCACAAGGTCATTACCGGGGTTACCGCCAGCAAGGCGCTTATTGACCAGGCCATCGCCCATAACGCCGATGCACTGGTGGTGCACCACGGCTTTTTCTGGAAAAACGAATCTTATGTGATCCGCGGCATGAAACATGATCGCATTAAGGCGCTGTTAGAAAATAATATTAATTTATTTGCCTATCACTTACCGCTCGATATCCATCCTGAGCTGGGCAATAACGCGCAACTGGCCAAGCTATTGGGTATTGAAACCACGGGACCGCTGGAGCTGGGTAATCCGCTGAGCGTCGCTGTGCAGGGACAGTTTGCCGGTGAAGTTAGCGGGGAAGTCTTATCGGCACGTATCAGCGAAACCCTTAACCGCCAGTGCCTGCATATACCGCCGCCGTCGAATAAAACGATACGCACCGTGGCCTGGTGTACCGGCGGCGGCCAGGGTTATATTGAGCTGGCGGCAGAGCAGGGCATAGATGCCTTTATTACCGGCGAAGCCTCGGAGCAAACCACACATGTTGCCCATGAAATGGATATCCATTTCTTTGCCGCCGGCCATCATGCCACCGAGCGTTATGGCGCTAAAGCCCTGGCGGCACATTTAGCGGAGCATACCGACTTATCGGTGGAATTTATCGATATTAATAATCCGGTATAA
- a CDS encoding TonB-dependent receptor plug domain-containing protein, whose product MEKTKLFTKRTSLALSVATAVLALPSYQALAEEQEVERIEITGSHIKRQDMEGPSPITSLSAKDIADTGVTDLIGLFTKLPMAGQGTFSTQGNSSDGTSNGGSSVSLRGLGADSTLILINGRRVSVSPFANTIDTAFVDINNIPISAIKRVDVLKDGASATYGSDAIAGVINIIIKDDFEGVEVTAKAGDTADGGGREESISLLWGSHNDTTSHTFIVDYFDREEILFGDRDYSKTANQTALRPNDPYATDFRSSSGYPGTIALRSDSTNRMPDTFGNDVCAPGDIVGDLCRYDYAPMSSSTPASQRFSIIYTGKHEISDDLRAFAEFNGQNSKTTIRGAASPSFNEFFMDGDNVNHPFADDPTHEFYQQDLTMRRRMVELGNREKRVDSDYYRTVLGLEGEIGDWSWEAAYSYIKSDSLEKGVNGFANMRRVQESIDNGSFNPFEPTMNSQETLDYMETTTTRYGKSTNKSIDVTVSGPIMEMKAGELMLAVGAEYREESISDNPDDQYIRGEIFGTEATQAAASRDNTSVYAELAIPVLDELEVQLALRHEDYSDFGTTTDPKVAFLWNPTDELSFRGSYGTAFRAPSLHQISLGNTDESPNLVDNPRCNAVGNINKACEPQEYTAILSGNEDLGPEESTSYNLGMIYQITEDLSFSLDYYSYDIEDIITKDTQYKLDTVPGATIRLPSEIPGDPGEIVEIHDQFENIGNVETTGLDLDLSYNHSNAWGDFKFSYAMNYVLKYEDTRPTANEDGTPGPRRLDTQEGDFEQPEIRWSFSTNWVKDDWNANVAVNYIGEFKQDPSVRIQDVDTDGDGVNDATVTLSDIDSMVTVDTAINYTGFENTTLTLGATNLFDEEPPFSYHDYMGYVQSIHNAQGRFAYVQASYKF is encoded by the coding sequence ATGGAAAAGACCAAGTTATTTACTAAACGTACGTCTCTCGCCTTAAGTGTGGCAACTGCTGTCTTGGCCCTGCCAAGTTATCAGGCGCTCGCCGAAGAGCAAGAAGTTGAGCGTATTGAAATCACCGGCTCACATATCAAACGTCAAGATATGGAAGGCCCCTCCCCCATCACCTCATTAAGCGCCAAAGATATTGCCGATACCGGTGTGACCGACTTAATCGGCTTATTTACCAAGTTGCCTATGGCGGGTCAGGGAACCTTCTCTACCCAAGGTAACAGCAGTGACGGCACCAGTAATGGTGGCTCCAGTGTGTCACTGCGCGGCTTAGGCGCAGATTCAACCTTGATCCTGATTAACGGCCGCCGGGTATCGGTATCACCTTTTGCCAACACCATAGACACGGCATTTGTTGATATCAATAACATCCCGATCTCCGCCATTAAGCGCGTTGATGTACTGAAAGACGGCGCGTCCGCCACCTATGGTTCGGATGCGATTGCCGGTGTTATCAACATCATCATCAAGGATGATTTCGAAGGGGTGGAAGTTACCGCCAAAGCCGGCGATACTGCAGACGGCGGTGGCCGTGAAGAAAGCATCAGCTTGTTATGGGGCAGCCATAATGACACCACCAGCCATACCTTTATCGTTGACTATTTCGACCGTGAAGAGATTCTTTTTGGCGACCGTGATTATTCCAAAACGGCCAACCAAACAGCCCTGAGACCAAACGATCCCTATGCCACAGATTTTCGCAGTTCATCCGGTTATCCCGGTACCATTGCTTTAAGAAGTGACAGCACCAACCGTATGCCGGATACCTTTGGCAATGATGTTTGTGCTCCCGGAGACATTGTTGGCGATCTTTGCCGCTACGATTATGCTCCCATGTCCAGTTCAACCCCGGCTTCACAGCGTTTTAGTATTATTTACACCGGTAAGCATGAGATCAGCGATGATTTAAGAGCCTTTGCCGAGTTTAACGGCCAAAATTCCAAAACGACTATCCGCGGCGCCGCCAGCCCGAGCTTTAATGAATTCTTTATGGACGGCGATAACGTCAATCATCCGTTTGCCGATGACCCTACTCATGAATTCTATCAACAAGACTTAACTATGCGCCGCCGCATGGTAGAGCTGGGTAACCGCGAGAAACGCGTAGATTCAGACTACTACCGCACCGTCTTGGGGCTTGAAGGGGAAATCGGCGACTGGAGCTGGGAAGCTGCCTATAGCTATATCAAAAGTGACTCCCTGGAAAAGGGCGTTAATGGTTTTGCCAATATGCGCCGGGTTCAGGAGTCTATCGATAACGGCAGCTTTAACCCGTTTGAACCGACAATGAACTCCCAGGAAACCCTGGATTATATGGAAACCACAACCACCCGTTATGGTAAGTCCACCAATAAATCTATTGATGTCACCGTTTCAGGCCCGATCATGGAAATGAAAGCCGGTGAACTGATGTTAGCCGTCGGTGCCGAATACCGGGAAGAAAGCATCAGCGATAATCCGGACGATCAATATATCCGCGGGGAAATCTTCGGAACAGAAGCAACACAAGCCGCTGCCAGCCGTGACAATACCTCCGTTTATGCCGAATTGGCCATTCCGGTACTGGATGAGCTGGAAGTTCAGCTGGCCCTTCGTCATGAAGATTACAGCGACTTCGGCACCACCACAGACCCTAAAGTCGCTTTCTTATGGAACCCGACCGATGAATTATCTTTCAGGGGTTCATATGGTACCGCGTTCCGTGCACCGTCCCTGCACCAAATCAGCTTAGGTAATACCGACGAGTCTCCCAACCTGGTAGATAACCCGCGCTGTAATGCTGTTGGTAATATCAATAAAGCCTGTGAGCCGCAAGAATATACTGCGATCTTATCCGGTAACGAAGATTTAGGTCCTGAAGAGTCAACCAGTTATAACCTGGGCATGATTTATCAGATCACCGAAGATCTGTCTTTCTCACTGGATTACTACAGTTATGATATCGAAGATATCATCACCAAAGATACCCAGTATAAGTTAGATACCGTGCCGGGTGCGACCATACGTCTACCATCAGAGATCCCGGGGGATCCGGGTGAAATCGTTGAAATTCACGATCAGTTTGAAAACATAGGTAATGTTGAAACCACTGGCTTAGATCTTGACCTGAGCTATAACCACAGCAATGCCTGGGGTGATTTCAAATTCAGCTATGCAATGAACTATGTACTGAAATACGAAGATACCCGCCCTACCGCCAATGAAGACGGCACACCTGGCCCACGTCGCCTGGATACACAGGAAGGAGATTTCGAGCAACCGGAAATCCGCTGGAGCTTTTCTACCAACTGGGTAAAAGATGACTGGAATGCCAATGTCGCCGTAAACTACATCGGTGAATTCAAGCAGGATCCTTCGGTACGTATCCAAGACGTGGATACCGACGGTGATGGCGTAAATGACGCTACCGTCACCTTATCCGATATCGATTCCATGGTAACGGTAGATACTGCCATTAACTATACCGGATTTGAGAATACCACGCTGACTTTAGGTGCAACCAACCTGTTCGATGAAGAGCCGCCATTTAGCTACCATGATTATATGGGTTATGTGCAAAGCATTCATAATGCCCAGGGACGTTTTGCCTATGTTCAGGCAAGTTATAAGTTCTAG
- a CDS encoding class I SAM-dependent methyltransferase yields MKPALAFRQPHYPKSWQSLPNGELILAAINKQLEPWWPKFFGYYLLKIGALSGAIGCDDSPIPKQVTITQQTSQQTNQQVSRESDLVAGDLDGQGDIVADIDDLPLLKQSVDVCVLSHALEFSLDPHHVVREANRVLMPNGYLVITGFNPFSLAGVNKLIPYRKNKTPWNERFFSPMRVKDWLHLMGYEIIADHRCLHHSLATSVGQGKLSGYWQSFANNYLTSLGSVYVIIAKKRVLPLTPIKPKWQLRPSFQPVKVSTMNSSKMKR; encoded by the coding sequence ATGAAACCGGCTTTAGCATTTAGACAACCCCATTATCCCAAATCCTGGCAGTCTTTGCCAAATGGAGAGTTGATCCTGGCGGCAATTAATAAACAGCTTGAACCCTGGTGGCCTAAGTTTTTTGGTTATTATTTGTTGAAGATAGGCGCTTTAAGCGGTGCCATCGGCTGTGATGATTCACCTATCCCGAAACAGGTGACCATTACTCAGCAAACAAGTCAGCAGACAAACCAGCAAGTAAGCAGAGAAAGCGATCTGGTAGCGGGTGATCTTGACGGGCAGGGAGATATTGTTGCCGATATCGATGATTTGCCGCTGTTAAAACAAAGCGTTGATGTTTGTGTGCTGAGCCATGCGCTGGAGTTTTCTCTCGACCCCCATCATGTGGTCAGGGAAGCCAACCGGGTGTTGATGCCAAACGGTTACCTGGTGATCACTGGTTTTAATCCCTTTAGCCTGGCAGGGGTTAATAAACTTATCCCTTACCGCAAAAATAAAACGCCGTGGAATGAGCGGTTTTTCTCGCCGATGCGGGTAAAGGACTGGCTGCATTTAATGGGTTATGAAATTATTGCCGATCACAGGTGTTTGCATCATTCACTGGCAACGAGTGTCGGCCAGGGCAAGCTCAGTGGCTATTGGCAAAGCTTTGCCAATAATTATCTCACCAGTTTGGGCTCAGTGTATGTGATTATCGCGAAAAAGCGGGTGTTGCCGTTAACACCGATCAAGCCTAAATGGCAGCTCAGGCCAAGTTTCCAACCGGTGAAAGTCTCCACCATGAATTCTTCGAAAATGAAGCGCTAA
- the gloB gene encoding hydroxyacylglutathione hydrolase: protein MTENNTQINAGSTATANPSVTTTIPVTITGIKAFTDNYIWSIGSKASNEIALVDPGDAKVCIEFIEKNQLQLASILITHHHHDHVGGIKALVDYCRQKDWELTVYGPVKENIPHCNVKLAQDDQISLESLGLTLKIIDVPGHTSGHIAYVGEHTLFCGDTLFSGGCGRLFEGSPAQMLNSLQKLAALPGHTLVYCTHEYTSANLDFALTIEPDNQALVAYREQVQALRAQDESSLPSTIAREKEINPFLRCHQTGVQKNILGSLSSNTGDNQALTLATFTEVRHRKDNF, encoded by the coding sequence ATGACTGAAAATAACACCCAAATCAATGCAGGAAGCACAGCAACTGCTAATCCAAGTGTCACCACCACTATTCCCGTAACGATCACAGGAATAAAAGCCTTTACGGATAACTATATCTGGTCTATCGGCTCAAAGGCAAGTAATGAAATTGCTTTGGTCGATCCCGGCGATGCCAAGGTATGCATTGAATTTATAGAAAAAAATCAATTACAACTGGCCAGTATTTTGATCACCCACCATCATCACGACCATGTCGGCGGTATCAAGGCCCTGGTTGACTATTGCCGCCAAAAAGACTGGGAATTGACTGTTTACGGTCCGGTAAAAGAAAATATCCCCCACTGCAATGTTAAACTCGCTCAAGATGACCAAATCAGTCTCGAATCCCTGGGTTTAACTTTAAAGATCATCGATGTTCCCGGCCATACCTCAGGCCATATTGCCTATGTCGGCGAGCACACTTTATTTTGCGGTGATACCCTGTTCTCCGGCGGCTGCGGCCGCTTATTTGAAGGCAGTCCGGCCCAAATGCTCAATTCGCTGCAAAAACTCGCCGCCTTGCCCGGGCACACCTTAGTGTATTGTACCCATGAATATACCAGTGCAAACCTTGATTTTGCCCTGACCATAGAACCGGACAACCAGGCATTAGTAGCCTATCGCGAGCAGGTACAGGCATTAAGGGCACAGGATGAATCCAGCCTGCCCAGTACCATAGCCCGGGAGAAGGAAATTAATCCTTTCCTGCGCTGCCATCAGACGGGCGTACAAAAGAATATCTTGGGAAGTCTCTCATCGAACACCGGCGATAATCAAGCATTAACCCTGGCAACCTTTACCGAAGTACGACACAGAAAAGATAACTTTTAA
- a CDS encoding lytic transglycosylase, giving the protein MKHLLLSLPASLLLLGCQNTPFSQEQELPEAANTELAANVASPVEISQALLADEAVDVIHPVADVDITLSENDTHVSDDIWQRIRDGLTFDVPENKRVLAQRNWYAKHPKYLDRVAKRAEPFIYYIVQELEANDMPIEMALLPIVESAFDPFAYSHGRASGMWQFVPGTGTRFGMKQNWWYDGRRDVVASTKGAISYLKYLHKYFDGDWLLALAAYNSGEGRVKRAVKNNARKNKKTDFWSLDLPKETRAYVPKLLALADLVKRPEDFDLKLYEIENKAVITQVDIGSQLDLAKAASLSGLSLAELQRLNPGFNRWATDPDGPHYLLLPSHKEADFIAGLSKLSEQDRLAWQRYKIKSGDSLIKIANKFHTTPELIKQVNNVKGTRIRAGKHLLIPVAATSLDHYILSQDQRLASTQSRKQAGVKTIHTVRSGDTLWDISQSYKVSSRNIAKWNGIAPRDTIKPGQQLVIWQNAKLTKAKLANASSPAEQAVMRNITYRVRRGDSFARIADKFNVTIRDIERWNSLSRKKYLQPGQILKLSVDVTNNI; this is encoded by the coding sequence ATGAAACATTTATTACTCTCACTCCCCGCTTCTTTATTACTGCTTGGCTGTCAAAATACGCCATTTTCCCAGGAGCAGGAACTCCCTGAAGCCGCCAATACCGAGTTAGCCGCTAATGTCGCCAGCCCGGTAGAAATCAGCCAGGCATTGCTGGCGGATGAAGCCGTTGATGTGATCCACCCGGTAGCAGATGTCGACATTACCCTGTCTGAAAACGATACCCATGTCTCTGATGATATCTGGCAGCGTATCCGCGACGGACTTACCTTCGATGTGCCTGAGAATAAACGAGTGCTGGCACAGCGCAACTGGTATGCCAAACATCCCAAGTACCTAGATCGGGTTGCCAAACGTGCCGAGCCTTTCATTTACTATATCGTCCAGGAATTAGAAGCCAATGATATGCCGATCGAAATGGCACTGCTGCCGATCGTCGAAAGCGCTTTTGATCCCTTCGCCTATTCCCATGGCCGGGCCTCGGGCATGTGGCAGTTTGTTCCCGGTACCGGCACCCGCTTTGGCATGAAGCAAAACTGGTGGTATGACGGACGCCGGGACGTGGTCGCTTCCACCAAAGGCGCCATCAGCTACCTGAAATATCTGCATAAGTATTTCGACGGCGACTGGCTATTGGCCCTGGCCGCCTATAATTCCGGCGAAGGCCGGGTGAAACGTGCGGTGAAAAACAACGCCCGTAAAAATAAGAAAACCGATTTCTGGTCACTGGATCTGCCTAAGGAAACCCGCGCATATGTGCCTAAATTACTGGCACTGGCAGATTTGGTCAAACGCCCGGAAGATTTTGATCTTAAACTTTATGAAATTGAAAACAAGGCCGTGATCACCCAGGTGGATATAGGATCTCAGCTTGATTTAGCCAAGGCCGCCAGTTTATCCGGTTTATCGCTGGCAGAGCTGCAAAGGTTAAACCCCGGCTTTAACCGCTGGGCCACAGATCCAGACGGCCCCCACTACCTGTTATTGCCCAGCCATAAAGAGGCCGATTTTATTGCCGGCTTAAGTAAACTCAGCGAGCAGGACAGACTGGCCTGGCAACGCTATAAAATAAAATCCGGCGACAGTTTGATCAAAATCGCCAATAAGTTTCATACCACACCTGAGCTGATCAAACAGGTAAACAATGTCAAAGGCACCCGTATCCGCGCCGGCAAACATCTGCTGATCCCGGTCGCCGCCACCTCACTGGATCACTATATCTTGTCCCAGGATCAGCGCCTGGCCAGCACCCAAAGCAGAAAACAGGCAGGCGTAAAAACCATACATACCGTCAGATCCGGCGATACCCTGTGGGATATCAGCCAAAGTTATAAAGTAAGTAGCCGCAATATCGCCAAATGGAACGGCATAGCGCCGCGCGATACCATCAAACCCGGCCAGCAGCTGGTGATCTGGCAAAATGCCAAACTCACCAAGGCGAAACTCGCCAATGCCTCAAGCCCGGCCGAGCAGGCAGTAATGCGTAATATCACCTACAGGGTGCGTCGTGGCGACTCTTTTGCCCGCATTGCCGATAAGTTTAATGTCACCATTCGGGACATTGAGCGCTGGAACAGCCTCAGCCGCAAGAAATACCTGCAGCCGGGACAAATATTAAAACTCTCGGTGGATGTTACCAACAATATCTAG
- a CDS encoding ABCB family ABC transporter ATP-binding protein/permease, producing the protein MRTSQYPERDATKINWGVAKMLWPYLLEFKTRISLAIACLILTKVASVYLPFVLKDIVDTLDNNQDNRVYLVPFALVAAYGLVRFSVMLFAEIRDTLFGRVTERAMRRIGLQVFRHLHSLDLDFHLNRQTGGLSRDIDRGTSGISFLLRFMVFNIVPTLIEIIMVVSILLVNYGIWFALITLASIFCYIAFSVVATERRTRYIRAANKADSSSNTRAIDSLINFETVKYFTNEDYEARAYDKQLAVWEQARAQNRLSLFALNGGQGLIISLSMTAMLALSAYQVTYGEMTLGDFVLITAFMMQLFIPLNFLGFVYREIKGSLANIEHMFDLLKKDPKVQDKADAGQLQLNGGNIEIKDICFSYDDKRKILQKVSFSVGAGQKVAIVGESGSGKSTLVKVLFRFYDVSSGSIAIDGQDITEVTQHSLRHNIGIVPQDTVLFNESLFENVRYGNPEASDKDVYKAIELAHLNAFVASLPEGVDTLVGERGLKLSGGEKQRVAIARTILKDPAILVFDEATSSLDSHSEQAILSAIKEVARERTSVVIAHRLSTIVDADHIIVMNQGKVVEQGQHNQLLAQAGQYQKMWQIQQSRP; encoded by the coding sequence ATGCGCACTAGCCAGTATCCGGAGCGTGATGCCACGAAAATCAACTGGGGCGTAGCTAAAATGCTCTGGCCTTACTTGCTTGAATTTAAAACAAGAATCAGTTTGGCCATTGCCTGCTTGATTTTAACCAAAGTTGCCAGTGTTTATTTACCCTTTGTGCTTAAGGACATTGTCGATACCCTGGATAACAATCAAGATAACCGGGTCTATCTGGTGCCTTTTGCCCTGGTGGCGGCTTATGGCCTGGTACGTTTTTCTGTTATGTTATTTGCTGAAATCCGCGATACCCTGTTTGGCAGGGTGACCGAGCGGGCGATGCGCCGTATCGGTTTGCAGGTTTTTCGCCATTTGCACAGCCTGGATCTTGATTTTCACCTGAACCGGCAAACCGGTGGTCTATCCCGGGATATAGATCGCGGCACTTCGGGGATCAGTTTTTTGCTCAGGTTTATGGTGTTTAATATCGTGCCGACCTTGATAGAGATCATCATGGTGGTGTCTATTTTACTGGTCAATTACGGCATTTGGTTTGCGCTGATCACCCTGGCATCAATTTTTTGTTATATCGCCTTCTCGGTCGTGGCCACCGAGCGACGCACCCGTTACATCCGCGCCGCCAATAAGGCGGACTCCTCCAGTAATACCCGGGCCATCGACAGCCTGATTAATTTTGAGACCGTGAAGTATTTCACCAATGAAGATTACGAGGCCAGGGCTTATGATAAGCAACTGGCGGTATGGGAGCAGGCCAGGGCGCAGAACCGTTTATCTTTGTTTGCCTTAAACGGTGGCCAGGGGCTGATTATTTCCTTGTCGATGACGGCCATGCTGGCATTGTCGGCCTACCAGGTGACCTATGGGGAAATGACCCTGGGGGATTTTGTGCTGATCACCGCTTTTATGATGCAACTTTTTATCCCGCTTAATTTTCTCGGCTTTGTTTACCGGGAAATTAAAGGCTCGTTAGCTAATATTGAGCATATGTTTGATTTATTAAAGAAAGATCCTAAAGTGCAGGATAAAGCCGATGCCGGTCAGTTGCAGCTCAATGGCGGTAACATTGAGATCAAGGATATCTGTTTTTCTTATGATGACAAACGGAAGATATTACAGAAGGTCTCCTTTTCGGTTGGCGCCGGTCAGAAGGTGGCGATTGTTGGCGAAAGCGGTTCGGGCAAGTCTACCCTGGTGAAGGTGCTGTTTCGTTTTTATGATGTCTCCAGCGGCAGCATTGCCATAGACGGGCAGGACATTACCGAGGTTACTCAGCATTCCCTGCGCCATAATATCGGCATAGTGCCGCAAGACACGGTATTATTTAACGAATCATTATTTGAAAATGTCCGTTACGGCAATCCCGAGGCAAGTGACAAGGATGTTTATAAGGCAATAGAGCTGGCACACCTTAACGCTTTTGTTGCTTCTTTGCCAGAAGGGGTTGATACTCTGGTGGGGGAACGGGGATTAAAACTGTCCGGCGGTGAAAAGCAAAGGGTGGCCATTGCCCGTACCATTTTAAAAGACCCGGCAATTTTAGTGTTTGATGAGGCGACGTCGTCGCTGGACAGCCACTCGGAGCAGGCAATTCTATCCGCGATCAAAGAAGTGGCGCGCGAGCGTACCAGTGTCGTGATCGCCCACAGGTTATCGACCATAGTGGATGCCGATCATATTATTGTTATGAATCAAGGCAAAGTGGTAGAGCAGGGACAGCATAACCAGTTGCTGGCACAAGCCGGTCAATACCAAAAAATGTGGCAAATACAGCAATCGCGGCCATAA
- a CDS encoding FMN-dependent NADH-azoreductase: MSKILVLNTGLNGEQSNSTKFTQMYLDVRKSSGLVDEVSVRDLNNEQLPHLSAQEMQAWMTPPEQQTVQQQQLAKLSDELIDELMAHDIVVIGMPMYNLGVPSTFKAYIDRIARAGKTFSYTENGPQGLVKNTKVVVLAARGGMYQGTPMDTQTGFIKGIYGLMGISEVDFIYAEGLNMGEEVAEKAWLAANEQLEQTV, encoded by the coding sequence ATGTCTAAGATTCTAGTATTAAATACCGGCCTGAACGGCGAGCAAAGTAATTCCACTAAATTCACCCAAATGTACCTGGATGTCAGAAAATCATCGGGGTTGGTCGATGAGGTGTCTGTACGGGATCTCAATAATGAGCAACTGCCCCATTTAAGCGCACAGGAAATGCAGGCCTGGATGACCCCGCCGGAGCAGCAAACGGTGCAGCAACAGCAATTGGCTAAGTTATCGGATGAATTGATTGATGAGCTGATGGCCCATGATATTGTCGTGATTGGTATGCCTATGTATAACCTCGGCGTGCCGTCTACTTTTAAAGCCTATATCGACCGGATTGCCCGCGCCGGTAAAACCTTCAGCTATACCGAAAATGGTCCGCAAGGTTTAGTCAAAAATACCAAGGTCGTGGTGCTGGCTGCCCGCGGCGGCATGTATCAGGGAACCCCTATGGATACCCAAACCGGTTTTATCAAAGGTATTTATGGCTTAATGGGCATCAGTGAGGTGGACTTTATTTATGCCGAGGGTTTAAACATGGGAGAGGAAGTTGCCGAAAAGGCCTGGTTAGCTGCCAACGAGCAACTTGAGCAAACGGTTTAA
- a CDS encoding DUF2937 family protein: protein MPKMLATLIDRCLFTTFFILGLQLPEFMQQYMQRLSGHLHEAHYQLDQFQAIADNQFQGNLLALIERYQSNSDDVFQQTGEMIENLMLRIEGFNQSLTNLQQGDYLNRLYYFVTQVDPELAAATLRQYQLAVPLDIHALATGATFAIVLLLLGSLLSIVVKRLIRRFSANNQIITRGPLT, encoded by the coding sequence ATGCCTAAAATGCTAGCCACCTTAATTGATCGTTGTTTATTTACGACCTTTTTTATCCTGGGGTTACAGTTACCCGAATTTATGCAGCAATATATGCAAAGGTTATCCGGCCATTTGCACGAAGCCCATTACCAGCTGGATCAATTCCAGGCCATCGCCGATAACCAGTTTCAGGGAAATTTACTGGCCCTGATCGAACGTTATCAAAGCAATAGCGATGATGTTTTCCAACAAACCGGAGAAATGATAGAAAACCTGATGCTGCGTATTGAGGGATTTAACCAAAGCCTGACGAACCTGCAGCAAGGGGACTACCTGAACCGCTTATATTATTTTGTCACTCAGGTCGATCCCGAGCTGGCAGCTGCCACACTCAGGCAATATCAGCTGGCAGTGCCGCTGGATATACATGCCTTAGCCACAGGCGCAACGTTTGCCATTGTCTTGCTGTTACTGGGCAGTTTACTTTCTATTGTGGTTAAACGCTTGATCCGCAGATTCTCGGCAAACAATCAAATCATTACCCGGGGTCCGCTGACTTAG
- a CDS encoding ABC transporter substrate-binding protein translates to MKKLLMLLVFSLITTATSYAKKPVICGSNWPVWEVVHAMAELNQIDEFEYRYEKYETCVAAFQSGVRDMTFVTLYDFISMQRVKNNGVILAATDYSSGGDGVVLHGNSGSLNGKKLGLQSNSISLYFTHLFLKKQGLSLNDIQIINVSSDKVSEAFLKNKQLAGVVGWNPNLDEAIKGGGKLTATSADFPENIFDLVVVNRDAYKQNPELYLNFVKKYFNAVNDKAILAKMAALSQVPVKEFELWLSDAHIYQDAASSLAAFPRMKTVADEVQAFFKTPPKSLKGRIRKSFGDVSLNTEQLFDDSVLKKLK, encoded by the coding sequence ATGAAAAAATTATTAATGCTCCTGGTTTTTTCGCTAATAACAACTGCGACCAGCTATGCAAAAAAACCTGTGATTTGCGGCTCCAACTGGCCGGTTTGGGAAGTGGTACATGCCATGGCTGAGCTCAATCAAATTGATGAGTTTGAGTATCGCTATGAAAAATATGAAACCTGTGTAGCTGCCTTTCAGTCGGGGGTCAGGGACATGACCTTTGTTACCCTGTATGACTTTATCTCGATGCAGCGCGTTAAAAACAACGGTGTGATCCTTGCTGCTACCGATTACAGCTCGGGTGGCGATGGCGTAGTGCTTCATGGCAACAGCGGCTCGCTAAACGGGAAAAAACTCGGACTGCAGTCGAATTCTATTTCTCTGTATTTCACCCATCTTTTCCTGAAAAAACAGGGCTTATCGTTAAATGATATCCAAATCATCAATGTCAGCAGCGATAAAGTCAGCGAGGCATTTCTTAAAAACAAACAATTAGCCGGAGTGGTCGGCTGGAATCCTAATCTGGATGAGGCCATCAAGGGGGGAGGGAAGTTAACGGCCACCAGCGCTGATTTTCCGGAAAATATTTTTGACCTGGTAGTGGTAAACCGGGATGCATATAAGCAAAACCCCGAGCTTTATCTCAACTTTGTTAAGAAGTATTTTAACGCCGTTAACGACAAAGCAATATTGGCTAAAATGGCCGCCCTGTCGCAAGTGCCGGTGAAGGAGTTTGAACTTTGGCTCAGCGATGCTCACATCTATCAAGATGCGGCCAGCTCATTGGCTGCTTTTCCCCGAATGAAGACTGTAGCCGACGAAGTGCAGGCGTTTTTTAAAACACCGCCAAAATCTCTTAAAGGGCGGATACGCAAATCTTTCGGTGATGTGTCGCTCAATACCGAGCAACTCTTTGACGACTCGGTCTTAAAAAAGCTGAAATAG